The sequence below is a genomic window from Ottowia sp. SB7-C50.
GGGCCTGACCACGCTGTTCGTCACCCACGACCAGGAAGAGGCCATGACCACCGCCGACCGCATGGCGGTGCTGGACAAGGGCGTGCTGCAGCAGGTCGGCTCGGCCGCCCGGCTGTACGACTACCCGGCCAACCGTTTCGTGGCCGGTTTCGTGGGCACCACCAACCTGCTGGAAGGGCGGGTGGCGGCGCTGGATGGCCAGACGCTCGACTTCGAGGCGCCGGGCCTGGGCACGCTGCGCCTGCCAAGGCCGTCCGAAGCGCCCGCCGTCGGCCCCGCGACGCTGGCGTTTCGCCCGCACCAGGTCAGCATCGGCGCACGTGGCGAGCCGGCCGATGGCGCGCGCGTGTGGGTCGACGGCGTGGTTGACAGCGCTGAATTCTTGGGTGAATTCTCGCGCTACCGTGTGCGCGTGGGCGACGTGGCGGTGCTGACCGACCACCCCCATTACGCCGGGCTGCCCATGTTCGTGCCGGGCGCGCCGGTGCAACTGGGCATCGAGCCGGGGCAGCTGCGCTACCTGCAGGCTTGACGGGAGCGACAGCGGGGCGGACGGCGCGGGGCGCCGTTTCCGTACACTCGGTGCTCCCTCACGGCTCCCCAATCATGTCTTCGATGCAAACCGTTTCTCTCGGCGCCAGCGATCTGCGCGTCACGCCCATCTGCCTGGGCACCATGACCTTCGGCGAACAGGTCGCGGAGGCCGACGCCCACGCCATCATGGACCGCGCCATCGAGCGCGGCGTGACCTTCTTCGACACCGCCGAGATGTATTCGGTGCCGCCGCGCGCCGAAACCTTTGGCGCTACCGAGACCATCATCGGCCGCTGGTTCGCGGCGCGCCCCGGCATGCGCCAGAAGATCGTGCTGGCCAGCAAGGTGGCCGGCCCGTCGCGCGGCATGCCCTGGGTGCGCGAAGGGCAGGGCATGACCGCTGCCGACATCGAGGCCAGTTGCAACGCCAGCCTCAAGCGCCTGCAGACCGACGTCATCGACCTCTATCAGATCCACTGGCCCGAGCGCCACGTGCCCGCGTTCGGCAGCCTGTACTACAACCCCGCGCAGGAAACGTCGCGCACGCCCATCCGCGAGCAGCTGGAGGCGCTGGCCGGGCTGGTCAAGGCCGGCAAGGTGCGTTACATCGGCCTGTCCAACGAGACGCCCTACGGCGTGCACGAATTCGTGCGCTTGGCCGAACAGCACGGCCTGCCGCGCATCGTGAGCACGCAGAACCCGTACTGCCTGATCAGCCGCGGCTACGACAACGCGCTGGACGAAACCTGCCACCGCCTGCAGGTTGGCCTGCTGGCCTATTCGCCGCTGGGCTTTGGCCTGCTGACCGGCAAGTACGACGCCACGGGCTTTCACGGCCCCGATGCGGCGCGCGGCCGCATGAGCCTGTTCGAGCGCATGAAGTCGCAGCGCTGGGGCCGCGACAGCGCCCTGGCCGCCGCCCGCCGCTACAACCAGCTGGCGCGCGACCACGGCCTGACGCCCACACAGCTGGCACTGGCCTTCTGCTACCGCAGCTGGCGCGTGGCCAGCACCATCATCGGCGTGACCACGATGACCCAGCTGGAGGAAGACCTGGACGCGTGGAGCGTGCAGCTGTCCGACGAGGTGCTGGCCGCCTGCGACGCGATCCGCGCCGAGATGCGCGACCCGGCGAACTGAGCGAGCGGCGGGTG
It includes:
- a CDS encoding aldo/keto reductase, giving the protein MQTVSLGASDLRVTPICLGTMTFGEQVAEADAHAIMDRAIERGVTFFDTAEMYSVPPRAETFGATETIIGRWFAARPGMRQKIVLASKVAGPSRGMPWVREGQGMTAADIEASCNASLKRLQTDVIDLYQIHWPERHVPAFGSLYYNPAQETSRTPIREQLEALAGLVKAGKVRYIGLSNETPYGVHEFVRLAEQHGLPRIVSTQNPYCLISRGYDNALDETCHRLQVGLLAYSPLGFGLLTGKYDATGFHGPDAARGRMSLFERMKSQRWGRDSALAAARRYNQLARDHGLTPTQLALAFCYRSWRVASTIIGVTTMTQLEEDLDAWSVQLSDEVLAACDAIRAEMRDPAN